In one Hemiscyllium ocellatum isolate sHemOce1 chromosome 29, sHemOce1.pat.X.cur, whole genome shotgun sequence genomic region, the following are encoded:
- the scn2b gene encoding sodium channel subunit beta-2 isoform X3 — protein MEVTVSPDVIGLNGSSAKLSCTFNSCYDVNEQRFSLNWTYAECSNCTQDVLVQFWKKVIIPRDDRFAGRVEWSGNLKKNDVSITIHDIQLSDEGFYNCSVLNPPDRHNGWGIIRLQVVTEVPPERDSTVAVIIGASVGGFLAVIILVLVIVKCVRRKKKQDHHSEDQKTEEEGKTDGEGNQEEDEKQH, from the exons ATGGAAGTTACAGTGTCACCTGATGTCATTGGGCTCAATGGTTCCTCGGCCAAACTGAGCTGCACCTTTAACTCCTGCTATGACGTGAATGAACAGCGTTTCTCTTTAAATTGGACCTATGCTGAATGTAGCAACTGCACTCAAGATGTG CTTGTTCAATTCTGGAAAAAAGTCATTATCCCCAGAGATGACCGCTTTGCAGGCAGGGTGGAGTGGTCAGGGAACCTCAAAAAAAATGATGTCTCTATCACAATTCACGACATCCAGCTCAGTGATGAAGGCTTTTACAACTGTTCTGTGTTAAACCCACCTGACAGACACAACGGGTGGGGAATAATCCGCCTGCAAGTTGTCACAGAAG TTCCCCCTGAGCGTGACTCCACCGTGGCTGTGATTATAGGGGCATCAGTCGGGGGCTTTCTGGCTGTCATCATTCTGGTCTTAGTCATCGTGAAGTGTGTGAGGAGGAAAAAGAAACAAGATCATCATTCTGAAGATCAGAAAACCGAAGAGGAAGGAAAAACAGATGGCGAAGGCAATCAGGAAGAAGATGAAAA GCAACACTAA